One Cryptomeria japonica chromosome 9, Sugi_1.0, whole genome shotgun sequence genomic window carries:
- the LOC131058103 gene encoding pentatricopeptide repeat-containing protein At2g37320-like: MGSLELGMEIHRGIIQSGLLRDVLDSNSLDVHRMVLWTRLFETMPRPNVVSWIAVNFGHAQNSLVEKALEFFGQMQSTGVKPNSTTFSSVLTACAKAGVLKQGMCKVKLSNLCQYPPSMRKLGALEQGMEMHQKIIESGFWSDVIVTNALIDMYAKCGSIKKAWRLFDKMHHPDFISWTAMVAGYAMHGYSTDVLKLFELIKLS; the protein is encoded by the exons ATGGGTTCTTTGGAGTTGGGTATGGAGATCCATCGAGGAATAATTCAAAGTGGGTTATTGAGGGATGTTTTAGATTCAAATTCCCTG gatGTACACAGAATGGTATTATGGACAAGGCTTTTTGAAACAATGCCTCGGCCAAATGTGGTGTCATGGATTGCGGTTAATTTTGGGCATGCACAGAATAGTTTAGTTGAAAAAGCTTTGGAGTTTTTTGGTCAAATGCAATCGACTGGCGTAAAACCAAACTCAACAACTTTTTCTAGTGTCCTCACAGCATGTGCCAAAGCTGGAGTACTAAAACAAGGCAT GTGTAAAGTAAAACTCAGCAACCTTTGCCAGTATCCTCCCAGCATGCGCAAGcttggagctttggaacaaggtatggagaTGCACCagaaaataattgaaagtggcTTTTGGTCAGATGTTATTGTAAcaaatgccttgatagacatgtatgcaaaatgtggcagCATAAAGAAGGCGTGGAGACTTTTTGATAAAATGCATCATCCTGATTTCATCTCATGGACTGCAATGGTGGCAGGATATGCAATGCACGGCTATAGCACTGATGTTCTCAAACTCTTTGAACTAATCAAGCTATCTTGA